Proteins from a genomic interval of Papaver somniferum cultivar HN1 chromosome 4, ASM357369v1, whole genome shotgun sequence:
- the LOC113272432 gene encoding uncharacterized protein LOC113272432 — translation MSDEENEDEAEDDLRIPVHQYLNKGTLPADVKEARKLESKAAIYSLRDGILYRRSFLGPMMRCLSRTKGRRILHDIHSGDAGNHSGRRSLAIKAKMQGYYWLSMDKDSKNVDKRCERFQRFSRKIKSPATELNSVISPCPFVKWGVDIVGPLIEGTSKRKYLIVATVTSPSGWKQRLWRE, via the coding sequence ATGTCGGACGAAGAAAACGAAGACGAAGCGGAGGATGATTTGAGGATTCCAGTTCACCAATACCTTAataaaggtaccttaccagcagaTGTCAAGGAAGCTCGGAAACTTGAATCAAAAGCAGCAATATACAGCCTGCGTGATGGAATACTGTACagaagatcatttcttggacctatGATGCGATGCCTCTCACGAACCAAAGGCAGAAGAatactccatgatatacacagcggagatgcCGGCAATCATAGCGGAAGGAGGTCCTTGgcaatcaaagccaaaatgcaaggatactactggctaagcatggacaAAGATTCAAAGAACGTGGATAAGCGCTGTGAGAGATTCCAACGCTTTTCCAGGAAGATTAAAtcaccagcaacggagcttaactcagTCATCAGCCCTTGTCCATTTGTCaagtggggggttgatattgttggacccttgatagagggaacctctAAGAGAAAATACCTTATCGTGGCTACGGTTACTTCACCAAGTGGATGGAAGCAAAGGCTTTGGCGAGAATAA